In the genome of Montipora foliosa isolate CH-2021 chromosome 3, ASM3666993v2, whole genome shotgun sequence, one region contains:
- the LOC137994271 gene encoding uncharacterized protein, whose product MSGGNQGKKNTGEADVLKIEDLTIKDNDNNEEENAKPGTSQQTPEQKGKSTKNNATKSKPKRLFSESKENEKGEWLKENEQGEWLENHPWDHATPVSFSAVEVNKIFPVREKWQTSDRSKRVDLEKIYNNIPEFAEDMNSDMKKKFASNNTTSQTNSRDGDKRSLNQGNEKLKAFSLKDDQYITSSSYNFYLDCEYMLNMYLPSDSKEWFNTKSGNKYITHINQDRKDMRWIFTPSYRRAKIALLDWPEDKIVTKESTIRILVVRPSEFKEYVECCGHKFPIISLPNDEKGAGYARLWIQKIALKLKLEFIWMIDDSLECFYEYHPTQNPPAKNLKKAGDYKSFRRRQFGVVFERLERIVKDGEIAAMSPRATPPGRKTKDPFVCKPPHVAVFLNLKVLKEKEVFFRPELKVCEDMIFGYECNKKGLGVFRDNRIQFQDHSWNFTGARSPSLWEGEGAAAAAAAEQEEEEEEDSYEDYSDNEDGGDD is encoded by the coding sequence ATGAGTGGAGGAAACCAAGGTAAGAAAAACACTGGGGAAGCAGACGTCCTCAAAATTGAGGACTTAACGATAAAAGATAACGACAACAACGAAGAGGAAAACGCAAAACCAGGAACTTCCCAACAAACGCCTGAGCAAAAAGGTAAAAGTACCAAAAacaatgccaccaaatcaaAACCAAAAAGATTGTTTTCTGAAAGTAAAGAAAACGAGAAGGGAGAATGGCTTAAAGAAAACGAGCAGGGAGAATGGCTTGAAAATCATCCTTGGGATCATGCTACTCCAGTCTCGTTTAGTGCGGTTGAAGTTAATAAGATTTTTCCTGTCCGGGAGAAGTGGCAAACGTCCGACCGATCAAAGAGGGTTGATCTTGAAAAGATCTACAACAATATTCCAGAATTTGCAGAGGACATGAATAGCGACATGAAGAAAAAGTTTGCGAGTAATAACACGACAAGCCAAACAAACAGCAGAGACGGAGACAAACGATCTCTTAACCAAGGTAACGAAAAGTTGAAGGCTTTTTCTTTGAAAGATGATCAGTATATCACTTCCTCCAGCTATAACTTTTACCTTGACTGTGAGTACATGTTGAACATGTATTTGCCAAGTGACTCAAAGGAATGGTTTAATACCAAGAGCGGCAATAAATACATTACACACATAAACCAAGACAGAAAAGACATGAGATGGATCTTTACGCCCTCTTATCGCAGAGCAAAGATTGCATTGTTGGATTGGCCAGAAGATAAAATTGTAACAAAAGAGTCGACCATTCGTATTCTCGTGGTGAGACCTTCTGAGTTTAAAGAGTATGTTGAGTGTTGTGGGCACAAATTCCCAATCATAAGCCTCCCAAATGACGAGAAAGGAGCCGGTTATGCCAGACTGTGGATCCAAAAGATTGCTTTGAAACTTAAACTGGAATTCATTTGGATGATTGATGACAGCCTTGAATGTTTTTATGAATACCACCCTACACAGAATCCTCCTGCAAAGAACCTGAAGAAAGCTGGAGATTACAAAAGTTTTAGGCGCCGACAATTTGGAGTGGTATTTGAGCGCCTTGAAAGAATTGTCAAGGATGGAGAGATTGCAGCTATGAGTCCGAGAGCGACTCCACCAGGGCGCAAGACAAAGGATCCATTTGTTTGCAAACCACCACATGTAGCCGTCTTTCTAAACCTGAAAGTGCTCAAAGAAAAAGAGGTGTTCTTTCGACCTGAACTTAAAGTATGTGAGGATATGATATTTGGCTATGAATGCAACAAGAAGGGGCTAGGAGTCTTCAGGGACAACCGTATCCAATTCCAGGACCATTCGTGGAATTTCACTGGAGCCAGGAGTCCTTCCTTATGGGAAGGAGAAggagcagcagcagcagcagcagcagaacaggaagaagaagaagaagaagatagTTATGAAGATTACAGTGATAATGAGGATGGTGGTGATGACTAA